AGCGTGCCTAAATCCCGGCTTCCTGCAGTACACAATTTGGTCCTTCATCTTGCCTATGCTTTGGGCAATTCAAATCCAGGTAAAGCAGCTAAACTATTCCACAAGGTCAGAGATAGTAATCCGTTAGTTCGCATTACTTACTACCCTACGGCGGTATCTCTTGACGCGATGTCAATCTGGAGTGGCCCGAATGCAGAGATTCTCAACAAATTGCGTTTTCAACGCCTGGACAGAACGACAAATGATCACGAACTTTCGCAAGAAGTCCTCGCCGCGCATCTAAATGACAAGCAAGACTTGTTGCGTCAGTATATCGAGGCGAAATTAAAAAAAGAAGAACCTGCGGAAATAGCCCGTGCGATCATGGTTGCGGGGTTCTCGGATCACTGTGAGTTCAATGTCGATGTACTCAACCGCTATCAGGATACAGACGGTTTTATTGGAGATGCACATAACGCAGCACAGTACGCTTATGAACGCAACTCTTGGGCGCGATATTGGTTTGCGAAGATGTGCGAAGTGGATGAGGCCGATGAATTCTGGTGCTTTTCCATTTTGTTCACAAAGATTGTTGACAGAAGATACTATATCTGGCAATCAGAATACACAGAAGAAAATGAACCAATGCAGCTATTCTGGCCCAGTGTCAGAAGCAAGTTGAAGAACCGGTTCGATAGATGGGAGAATCTTCGTAAGGAGAAATTATTCGGAGGTGATGTTCCAAACGAGATTTTTCTTTTTCCTGAAGAGTAGATTCAGAGAATCCTGATCAGGTAAATTTCTGATTGTACTTTGAATATAGGCGTTGGAAAATTTATCTCCGTAGTCCATTTTTCTGCACGATTCGATGTTTGCACGATGCACAAGGCTCTATTGGGGCTCCACTTGCCACTACATACCCATCACTATTCCCACCACTTGGGAGAGCCTTGAATGATTGCTCGTCTCTGGCGTGTCTCTACAACCATCTCGGTACCCGTACAATAGACGCGACGGATGGGATTTTTGGAGACCACGCTACCGAGATATTGACCATCCTCTTGGAACCAACGCAGACGCTTATCCTCAAGCAACCCAAAACCAGTTTGTGCAATGACTATATCAACGACGTTGACACCACCGCCGAAAGTGTCAATAAAGGCGTGAAGCACATTGTCTCGGAGCACATAGAGTTTTGTGTCTGTTAGTAAATAAAGATAATCGCCAGTGTCAACGATCCTGCGAGGTACACTCCCAATATCGTAAACCAGTACGCCCTTTCCCTTCTCATCAACCAGAACAACCCGACCAGAATAGCTGGCGAGATAGACTGAGTTCGAACTCGTAGCGAAACCGGCAGCGTAGATCCAGTCAGCGGAGTCGACAGGTTCGGCGAACTGCAAGATTGTGTCCTCTCCGACAATGAACTCCGTGCTCGGCATAGCAACTTGTGTCCAGTCATCTGTAACCGGCAATTTACAGCCCCAAAGGCCATTGCCATCTATATCCACGCACCAAGCTTTGTCTTCCACTGTGAAGATGTAGCAGTCCGCGTTTTGTGACAGCGAGACGCAACGGATATGGTTCTTGAGTTGATCATCTGGGATATCGCAGTGATTCTTGATGGCAAGGATCTCGGAGTATTCGACAAGGGCGGTCTCCAGATTAGGCTCGAGGTGGTCGTCGTAAGAGTGAATGAGGCAGTCCTGTGACATAGCGATAAGCCCATGACCAAACGGATGAACACTCACACGATAGACGCCATGTAGCAACCCTTTCTTTGCCGCCAATTCACCGACTCGGTCGTAGCGCAGGGCAGCAGCTTCAATTTGATCAAGATCTTTTGCGTGACCACGATCATCAATCATGAAGTGGCCAGAGTTGGTGTAGTGCATCTGGCGAAAAGCGTTGTCTGGGCGCTCTGATAGCGGTATGTTTTCTATCCTCGCAACTTGCCAAGCGGCATCATGAACTTCAAAGTAGTCCCGTAATTCGGGGATAGTTGTTTGCCTATAACCGTCTTCCCAACGGTGCAATTTGCGAGGCGCGCGAGGCAATGGCACATAGCTGAGTGATGAAACATCAATATTACTCAGCTTTGGAGACTTCTGGTGAGTCCGATGCGACCTGACGATTCGCTTCAGAGGTGGCTCAGGAACATCTGGTGAGTCCGATGCCAGGAGCTTATATGTGCGGCCTGCCCTGATGCGAACGATCTTTCCGGCTTTCTCGAGATGTGAGATGAAGTTGGCAACTTTGTAACCATCCTCTTCACCGATTAGTGTTTTGACTTCGGTCTGAAGACAGTGTGGATGTGCCGCAACAGCGTCTATGATAGCTTGAAAAAGATGCCGGTCCTTTTGATGTTGATTGACTTCTTTGATCAACGGTTTAAGTATAGGGAAAGAAGTGACAATTTCTCGCATCCGCGCGAGCCCTTGATCGTCACCGAGAAGGGCAAGAATCATTCCACCTTTATACATCTCAGTAAAGTTAAAATCAATGCCAGAGGAATTGAACTCACTAACGTATTCTTTTAAAAAGTCTGAAATATATTCGAGATTCTGACGCACGAGCCGGCCCGCTTCCTTGTAGTCTCGCTTCGAGACTGCTGTATGCATCTGTGAGAGAGTATCATAGTAAGCATCGCTGACCTTATCCCAAGCCTCCTTATCTGCATCATATTCTAAAATATCGTAAAACTCTAATTCTAGGATTTCCAGCAATTCTTCTTTCGTTCTTTCTTTGCAATTTATCCCGGAGATTTCTTGTATCTCTCCAATCCACCACTCGCCATCTTTTTGGATTTTAGCAGTATAGATTTCTCCGCTGTCCTGATGTTGGATTTTGACAGTATGAATACTTTCCATCTATGACTCCTTTTGTCAAATTTGTTTGAGTTAGGATTAAAACTATTATATTCTGTAACAATTTAATCGTCAAATCAATCATTGATATTAAGCAGGACTTCAGATAAGCTATCACAAATGCTCCATCATAAAACACGGTTAGACAAAAAGCCATTAGGCACAGCGTGCGAGTCCGTCTCGCACTGTACATCCATCTTGCATCCAACACAGCAGGTCACCTTCTTTTATATTTGCACACAAGCGATTTGCGCTGTGCCAGCCCCTCGGCGTTTGAGAGCGGCATTTTTTGCTTACTTTTTGTTGCTGGTGACAAAAAGTAAGTCGTCGAAGACAGAACAAAGAGAAAAAGGTGAAATTATCACCAACACTTTCGACAAGCAACGCAAATTTTCTTAAAGCTGTGTAACATCACTAAATCCGATTTGGGACACCGCCGCACACTGGCTGTGATTGTAACGTTACTGTCTAATTGTCGAATTGAGTTGATTGAGGTCTTTACAGATGAGCGAAGAGACGGAGATATTGATTGTTGGCGGTGGAGCAATCGGTGTTTGCTCGGCTTATTATTTAAATGCTGTGGGTAGAGATGTGGCGCTGGTTGATAAAGGCGATATTTGTTCGGGGTGTTCGTATGGGAATGGGGGGCTTGTTGTGCCGAGTCACAGCATACCACTGTCCGCTCCGGGGGTGGTGTCTCAAAGTCTGAAGTGGATGTTGAATCCAGAGAGTCCGTTTTATATTAAGCCGCGTTTGGACCGGGATTTGATGTCCTGGTTGTGGCATTTTCGCCGTGCGTGTAATGAGAATCATGTTGCGAGGGCTACGCCTGTTATTCGGGCGATGAATATGGCGAGTGTGGCGTTGTTTGAAGAGATGGCAGCGATCAAGGGCATGGATTTTGGGTTTGAGAAGCGGGGGACGATTACGGCATATAGAACTGAGAGGGGGTTGGCAAAGGCGGTTAAGGACGCGCGTTTTTTGTCGTCAGTGGGGGTTGAGACGCGGGTTCTCGATGCGGATGAGATTGCGGCATTAAATCCCGGGGTTCGGATACGGGCGATTGGGGGGATATTTTTTCCCGAGGATGCCCATCTCGTGCCGCACCGCTTTGTGCGCGGGTTGGCGGAGTATGTCGGTGGAAAGGGTGTTCGAATCCATAGGGAGACAGAGGTTCTGGGGTTTGAGATTTCGCGTGGTCGCGTGGTTGCTGTGAAGACGAATCGGGGGGATTTCCAGGCGGAGCACGTTATTTTGGCAGGCGGGTCGTGGTCGCCTGTGATTGCCAGTGATCTTCATATCAATCTGCCTATTCAACCTGCCAAGGGGTATAGTATTACTTTTAAGCGGCCTGATGTTTGTCCGGCTATGCCGTTTTCTCTGGGAGAGGCAAAGGTCGGTATTACGCCTATGGGGGATATGTTGCGGTTTGCGGGTACGCTTGAATTGGCGGGGCTTGATTTTTCGATCAATCAGCGGCGCGTGCAGGCTATTCTCAAGGCTGTGCCCGAGTATTTTCCCGATTTGAGTCCCGATTATCTCGATATGATAGAAATCTGGTGTGGTTTGCGGCCCTGTACGCCTGATGGGGTGCCATTTCTCGGTCGCGCTCCCGGGGTTGAGAATGTGATCGTCGCTGCTGGTCATGCGATGATTGGCATTTCTCTGGGTCCTGTTACCGGAAAGCTGGTGGCAGAATTGATTTCAGATGAAGTGCCTTCTATTGATTTGTCTGTACTGAAAGTGGATCGGTTTGGATAGGCTGTTTTATTTTTTGAGAGGTGAATATGGTGAAGATGTTGCTGCGAGATGTTGCGATGTCCGATCTGGCGGAGATTTACGAGCGAAATGCAGATCGGTCACCTGCGCCGTATCTCAAGGATGCAGAGGCGGTGGAGCGGGCGAGGGGGTTGGCGAAGAAGAATGGGGTGTGGGATGATTTGAGCGAGAATCTGGACGGGAGCCGGGATATTCCCGTGTTGAAGCGGTCGGCTTTTCGCAATTATCAGCGGGTTGGAGATCGCAATTTGCCACAGGCTGTGGCGGGCAATCGCAGGCGCGAGTTGGAGCGGGCAGCGATGGCTTTGTGGCTGGGACATCCCAATGCCGATGTGGATTATTTGCAGGATTTGCTCTGGGCGTATTGCGACGATTATACCTGGGTGATGGCTGCACACGAAGGTCGAGCTATTGATCTGGGATCGGCTGCGTTAGGTGCTGCGTTTGCAGAAATTTTACATGTTCTGGGTGATCAACTGGAAGAAGAAGTGGTAGCGCGCGTTTCGCGGAAGATTGAGGAGCATATTTTTGAGCCGTTCTGGAATTATAGGCATCTGGATTTCTGGAAGACCGTGCGGATGAATTGGAATCACGTTTGCAATGGCGAGATTATCCGCGCCGCGCTGTATCAGATTGAGGATCCCGTGGTGCTGGCGCATATGACCCACGCGGCGATTGTGAATTTGACGTATGCGATAGATGGGTTTACGGATGATGGCGGGTGCGAAGAGGGGCCGGGGTATTGGGAATACGGTTTTGGGCATTTTTTGTACGTTGCCTATGCACTGTATTTGAAGACCAATGGGGAATTGAATTTGATGGTGGATGAGACCGGTAAAATTCATCGGATATGCCAGTACCCGCTCGCGGCGCATATTCAGGGCGCGTTGCGCTCGACGTTTGCGGATTCGAGCCACGGATATACGGGTGCGCGGTCTGCTATGATTGTCAATGCGTTTTTTGATATGCCCGAATTGTACGCTCTGTGCGATAAGCATTCGGATCATACGTTGAAGGTGCGGGATATGCACAGTTTGGCGATGTATTCCGGGTTTGAGGTGGAGATAGAGGCGGATGATAAAGATTATGTTTTGTCCGATTTGGGACAGGCGAAGTTGCGAGGGGTGCCCGGGAAAGATCAGTTGACGCTGATGTGTCTGGCGGGGAATAATGGGGTGCCTCACAACCACAACGATATCGGCAGTTTTATTGTGCATCGCGGGGGCGCACTCTGGTTGACGGATCCTGCGGGTCCTGCTTATAGTCGAAAAACTTTTGGTCCAGATCGCTACGATATTCTGTTTTGCAATGCGCTGGGCCATTCTGTGCCCGTGATCAATGGGCAGTTGCAGCAGCCCGGCGGGGAGTATTTCGGTACGCTGGAGGTAGAGAATTTGAATGGTGAGGGCGAAAAACGCGCGGTGATAGATATGACACACGCGTATCCCGAAGGTACGGTGAAGAGTCTGACGCGCACCTTTGTGCTGGATGGGAATATGCTGATGATGGAAGATCTCTATGTGTTTGACGGTGTGCCGCAGACGCTTGAGGAGGGGTTTATTACGTTTGAGGATGTACAAGTTGACGGGAATTTGGTTCAGATTGGTCCCGAAGGCGAGGGTATTACACTTTCGGCAGTGGATACACCGGGTGCGTTTTCGGTCAAGCGGTTTGAAGAGGAATCAAAAGAGGGGCGCACTGATGAGGTAGTCACGCGCGTGATTTTTACACCGAAAGAACTATCGCAAAACTTCTGTTTGCGGTTCGCAATAGGGTGAGTTTCTGGGAGGATTCAGTTATGTATAGAGCTTCTTATGATGGTAGTAATAAGAAGGTGATGTGGCAGGAGATGTGGCGGCACGAGTTTGAGGACGCTTTGGAGCGCGATCCCGTGGTGATTGTTCCGGTGGGGTCTGTGGAGCAGCACGGGCCACATTGTCCGATGGATGTGGATATTTCGGCGCCGTTCTATATGGCGGTGGCTGTTGCCCAGAGTGTGGATGATTTCCCTGTGATTGTTGCGCCGCCGGTGTGGTCGGGGTTTACGCATTATAACATGGGATTTCCCGGTACGATTAATTTGCGTTTGGAGACGTTTCAGAATTTGCTGGCAGATATTTTTCGCAGTATTTATGCGAACGGATTCAAGCGGATCATTTCCGTGAATGGACACGGGGGCAATGCGGCGCCCTGTCGCGCTGTTTCGTGGCAGGTGGCAGAGGAGAATATTTTTACGCTGTCATTTAGCTGGTGGGATATGGTGGATAAGGAGTTGCGGGAGTGGAGTGCGACAAATGAAGGCGTGGGACACGCCGGGGAGTGGGAGACGGCTGTGCAGCTTCATTTGCGCGAACATCTCGTTGATAAGAGCCGTATTGATAGCGATTTGACGGGGACGAGGCCGTTTAGTGATGATCTGTCGTTTGCGGAGTTTGCCGAGCGGAGGCGCGATACGAAAAAGGATACGGGTATTATGGGCGATGCGTTTGTTGCGAGCGCGGAAAAGGGTGCGCGTATTTTTGAACTGGCATGTGAACGTCTGGAAAAGCTGGTGCGCGAGTATCACGAGTTGCCCGTGCGCGAATACCGCGAGTTTGGGTCTCACTGTATTTGAAAGAGGGGGTACGACGATGTCAGAGCTAAGAGTGGGGATTATCGGTGCGGGGGGTCACGCACAGAGCCACTTCAGGATGATCCAGGACGAGCCGGAAATGGCGTTGGTTGCGGTTGCAGACCTGGATCCAGAAAGATTGGCGCACACGCGAGAAACGCACGGGGTGACGTCCCTTTTTACGGATTACCGGGAGATGATCGAGAAGGTGCAATTGGACGTGGTCTATGTTGTGACCTTTCCGGGGCCACTGCCCGACATTGTGATCGACTGTCTGGAGGCCGGGCTGCACACTTCGGTAGAGAAGCCGCCGGGGATCAGTTCGGATCAGACCCGACGGATGATGGAGGCCGAACAGCGATCCAGTGCCAGAGCGATTGTCTCGGTGAACAGGCGGTACATTCCAGAAGTGCTGGCGATTCGGGCCATGCTGCAAGATCGAGGCGGACCCGTTCACGTGGCGGCGACGTACAACAAGCCGCATATTGGGGACAAGGTCCGGGATGTCGGGCATCTTATCCGATTGGACGCGATCCATCATGTGGATCTGTTGCGGTGGCTGGCAGGTGACGCCATTGAGGTTTACTCAGAGGCGTGGTCTGCGCCTTCCCACCCTGCCGAGATGCGCCACAATGCCGTGATTAAGTTCGAAAGTGGCTGCCGGGGCGTGATGATGAGCCACTACGCTGTTGGATACCGCATTCAGCGGTTTGAAGCGCATGCGGAGGACTTCAGCGCGTATGTGGATCTCACGAGTGGCCCCAGATGTGAGATCTATGCAGACGGAGAGCCGTTTGAGGGCGAATTGGATCTGGAATTGGTCGGTGGTCCCGACTTTAACGAGACCCGGCATTTCGTGGCGTGCATACAAAACGATACGCAGCCGTGGAGCACGCTTGAGGATGCGATCAAGACGATGAGGTTGTGCGAAGCGATTGAGGCGGGCCATAAAGGTCAATTGGAATGATTTTTTGGGTTTGGATCGCGGTAAAGATTCCCATTATATAAGGAGATTTATCATGCGTCGCTTTACGCGTACACCTTACTATAGCGGGCCGGATGATCCGGCTATTGGCGAGGTGCGGGGTACGCTTGCCCTGGGTGAGACAGTGGTTATTGAGACGGTCGGCGGGGCTGATAATGATTTTGAGGCTGCTGGTGAGACCCGTGCGGGGATGATTACTTCTGGGGAAAGCCACCGCCGTTATGCCCGTCGTGGTGGTCCTTTTCGCATTGAGGGGATTGCGCCCGATGACTGGGTCGCTATTGAGATTATCGCTATTGAGGTGGGTCCCTACGGTTTTTATCGCAATGGGGGTCCCAACTGGGGCAACTGGCGTTGTGTGGCGCCTGTGCGGGATGGGTTGATCCACTTTCCGCCGGATTTTGTGGTGCCGGTGCGCCCTATGGTTGGTGTGGTTCAGCTCGAACCGTGGGCGGCTCATTCGATTGACCACGGCGGCAATATGGATTTTAATGCGATTCAGCCGGGCAGTACTGTGCATATTCGCGCCCAAAAGCCCGGGGGGTTGCTCTCTTTGGGCGATGTCCATGCACGGATGGGCGATGGCGAGTTGACAGGTGCGGGTGTGGAGATCGATGCGGCGATTACCATAAAGGTGGATCGCTCTCCCGGGTTTCCCAATAGCAGTCCGGTGGTGGAGACGACTACGGTGGTAGAGGCCGCTGAGGAGTATCTGACGAGTGCTCGGGCGGCTGAATGGGGTGAGGCTCTCAGGCTGGCATGGCTGGAGATGGTGGCGCTGATTATTGATCGCTACGATACGACGTACGAATACGCCAATATGATTGTGGGCACGATTGGCGATGCGCGGCCCGGCTATGCTACGGGCTATATGGGCGGTTATGTTACGTGTCAGATTGCAGTGACTAAGGAATTGCGGCGCACCGGAGTGCCGTATGAGGCGTAGGGGTTTTGAGGTTTACAACATTTATGAAAGGATTTGCTATGTTTTTGTACGGGATTCGCAATGCGAGTCTGAATATGGATTGGGGAAGAGATGCTTTTGCCACAGCAGGGGATATTGGGTTTGATGGGGTGGAGATTGTGCTGCGAGAGGAAGAGCGGTTGGATTGGCTTTTGAGTGCGGCGGGTCGGGAGGAGGTTGGACGATGGGTTGAGGAGACGGGCGCGCAAGCGTGTTCGATCAGTTTTGCCCTGTTTCGAGAATACAAGGGGAATGAGGAAGATGAGGCTGTGCGCGATCGCGTGGTGGGTCTTGTGCAAAAGGGGATTCGCGCGTGTAAGGGGATGGGGGGTGTCGGTATTTTGCTTCCGTATTTCGATGGGGAGAATCTCGATATGTCGAGCGCGCATGCAGAATTGTTGATTGAGGACATGAAGCGATGCGCCCCTGTCGCAGAAGATGAAGGTATTAAGGTTGCTCTGGAGACGAGTTTTTCACCGGGGTTATTGAGAACGATTTGCGATGGCGTGGGGTCTGAGATGGTGGGGGTGTATCAAGATACGGCTAATGCGCTGCAATACGGGTACGATTCGGTCGATATGCTCGTTGATTTATCTGAACACACACAATTGATTCATATTAAAGATACGCGGCGTTCTGATCTGGGCGAGGGCGATGTGGATTTTCCCGCGTGTCGAGATGCGATTGCACAGATCGGTTATGAGGGGTGGCTGATTTTTGAAACGCCAGGGGGGGATGACCCTGTGGCATCGGGTAAGAAGAATTTGGCGTTTGCAAAAGAGATGTTTGGGTAGGCTGGCAGAGGGTGAGGGAATCGAACCCTATGCGGTTGCCCGCACCACCGACCAATGTCAGGCGGCCCACCTTGAACCGTTCACCCCCTACCTATTTTGACAAAGCTGCGTGTTTAAGGGTTTCTCCCAGATGTGAGGTTGGGGCGCATTTCACCCAGGGATTGTTCACCGGGTTGGATATATTCTACGGCTGGGCTTTCGACACGCCCATAGGCATTCCACACTTTGAATCCGAGTAAAGAGAGAAGGTCGGGCGATGCCTCGGCGAGGACTTCGGGCGCTGTGCCTATGGTAAAATTTTCCTGTGGACGGAATTGGGGTCCGCAGAATGTGGTGAGTATGGCCCAGCGCAGTTGATCGCTTATATTGGCTCCCGTGCCGTGCCAGATGCGTCCGTCGAGGAATCCAACTGTGCCGGCTGGACCTTCGAGGGCAACTGTTTCGATGGTGTTGTCGTCGGGATTGTCCGGGCGTCGTCCCCACAGGTGGCTGCCGGGGACGATGCGGGTGCCGCCGTTTTCTGCGGTGAAGTCGCCGATCATCCATACTACGTTGATGACGACGCGGGGCCAGATGGATGCGGTATGGGATTCATCGGTTTGCTCGCGGCTGATAGAGCCTGCGGGTAAATGCGTTCGGTCTGCGCGCGTTGGCATGGGCATCCACCACTGGTCTGTGTGCAGGCGCATGGGAACGCCGCCGGGTTTGGCGATGTTGGCCGAATGGCTCGATAGCAGATAATCATTGCCCAGTGCGTGATCCACGATGTCGCGGACCTCTGAGTGTAATAGCATGTCTTGAAATACTCGACCTTTGTTGATCAGCATCCACACGCGCTGGTTGACGCCTCCTGCCGATTGTGTAAACGCCCCCGCGCGTACCTGTCCTGTTTTATTTCGAAAATCCCCCCAGTTCTGTTTTGCTCCCCCGTCTTCAAATGCAAGCCCGCGTTGTTTTTCGGCTATGGCCTGTTCTTTTAGACGGGTTTTTATTTTTGAGAGATCTTCCGTATTGAGCGCGTTGGCGAGTAGGCCATAACCGTAGGTGTCGAGTTGTGTTTTGACCTGTGTGAGGTCTTCGGTCGGTTGTGGAAGTTCAGACATGCGTATTCCTCAGATTTGGATAGTCGATATTATCGGGGCAAAATGCCATACTGGCGCAGGGTGCTTTCCAGTGTTGGCCTACTAAGGCGAATGCGGTCGTCGTTTAATAAATAGGAGAAGACGTAGCCGAGGCCGAGCATAAAAATTCCGATCAAGAAGCAATATATGACTGCGCGGTCGGGGTATTGGTCTTTCAGGTACCCCACGTAGAGCGGTCCAAAGATTCCCGCTGCTGCCCAGGCGGTTAGTATTGCTCCGTAGATTGTGGACATTTTTTTGCTGCCAAAAACGTCGAGAACAAAAGATGGCATTGTGGCAAAGCCGCCGCCAAAGCACAACAATACATAACAGACGAGTGCGGAAAAGATCCAGGGGTTGCGCTCTGTCATCAAGATGCCGAAGACGATCATCTGGCTGGCGAGTAAGATTCTGAAGACGCCAACGCGACCTATGCGATCCGATAGCAATCCCCAGAAGAGCCGCCCCACGCCGTTGCACAGGGAACTGACGGCGATGAGCGTGGCGCCATATTCGGCGAGCGTCATCGGTTCCAGAGATGGATCCGCGAATCCCCAAACTTCTTGCAGGAGTTCCGACTGGAAACTGATGACCGAGATGCCCGCGGCGATGTTGAAAAAAAATACGATCCACATGAGGAGAAATTCAGAAGACCGCAGATAGGGCGCAACGGTGTCTTCAAATTCCATGGGGTCATCGTCAGCAGCGGCGGGTACAACTGCGGCTTTGGGATCGCTCAACACAAAGCTGGAGGGCAAGAGGATACAGGCAAATACAATGCCGAGCCACAAGAAGACAAGGGTTAGATCCGATTCTGTTCGCAGTACGAGAAAGGGTGCCAAAATTTTGCTCAAGAGAAATGCACCCACGCCAAATCCCATCACGACGATGCCTGTCACCAGACCCTTGCGATCTGGAAACCACTTTGCCGCGGTTGCAACTGGCGTTACATAGCCAAGCCCAATTCCCGCACCGCCGATAACGCCGTATCCCAGGTAAAAGAGCGGGATAAAGTCCAGATGAAGGGCGAGGCTTGCAATCATATAGCCGCCGGAAAACATGATGCTGCCCGCGACTGCGAGTTTGCGAGGTCCGAATCGCGGCAGCGTCGCGCCTGCCCAGGCTGCGGATGTGCCGAGTGAAAAGATGGCGATGCTAAAGGCCCATGCGGTTTCTGTGAATGTCCAGCCGAGTTGCCTGACCAGGAGCGTTTGAAAGAAGCTCCACGCGTACACGGTGCCGAAACAGAGTTGCAGGAGCGTGCATAAGAGCGCGATGACTGATCGCGGGATCTGTATTTCTCGGTTTGGCATTTTTATGTGTCCGATTGATCGCTTTTTTCACCTTTGGAAAGATAGAAGAAGAGGTTGGCGAGGTGTCCGACCTCGTCGTCACGCGATAGCAGTTTGTCGTCCGAGGCTCCATCTTCACCGCGCGCGCGACCCACTGCATAAGCGAGGAGATCGCCGAGGGGATTAGCCGCGAGGTTGACGAGCCATATCGCAGCAAAGAAGCCTACCACGAGTATGATGCAGATGAGATAGACCTGCCTTCCGATTGCCCGTTGTATTTTGAGCGCAATCAGTCCCGTGTCCATGCCCACGTGAACGGTGCCGGCAATGCCCGCCAGAATTGGACTGCCAACTTCTACGAAGTCACCCATTCCGGGCAGGTTGCGTTCTATGGCTTCTGTCTTAAATGGGTCGTCCGCTCGAATGACTTCGGGAATGCCAGGCACGAATGTGTGGGCGAGAAATTCACCTGATTCATCTGTAATATAGATGTATTTGATGCTCTGGATTTCGACGAATTGATCAATGAGCGACTGCAGAGCTGCGAGATCCCGATTTAAGAGAATATCGACACTGGAGTCGGCGATGGTCTTCGCGATGTTCTTGCTGTTGTTTTCGTATTCCTCCGACAAGTGTGTATCGACCGTATAAATACACAGGGCGGATGTTGACAGGCTGATCATACCAAATAGCGCGAAGATGCCGAACCGCGTTTTTTGAAAGAGTTTTTTGATTTTCATTTTGTGCCAAACCTGTCTTCCCAGTTATCCAGCGTGACAAAACGGTCGTTTTCGACAATGGTGTAATAGACTCGTTGTAGTCCCTGTCGTCGATCTGGACCAAAAGAGACCTGTTCGCCGATGCCCAGATCAAAATCTCGAATGCTGAAGACCGCGTCTTCGAGCTGGCTTCGCTGCGGGTCGTCGCCGAGACGGCGCAGAATTTCAACCATTAATTTGGCGTTGAGAAATCCCTCGAGGCTGACAAAGCTCTGCGCGAAAGGGGTGTAGTCTTCTTTCACCAATTCTTCGGGTGGCTGAGGGGCGTATTGTTGCATCAATTCGCGGTACTCCTGGACCGCTGGCGTGGATGTTTCTTCATAACTGGGCACGACCTGGGAGTTTACGAGCAGTTGCGTATATGACTCGCTGTTGTCCTGTCCTTCGGTGAGGAGTTTCAAGAGGTTTTCGCTTCCAACAAAGGATAGGTTGGCAATTGGAACGCGCAGGCCGAGGTTGACGGCGTCGCGCGCAAAGGCCGCACAAGCTGCGTAGGCTCCGATGCAGATCACAGCTTTCGGGTCTGATGCTTTTAGTATTTCGACCTGTTTTCGCATGCTGCCGGTGAATTTTTCTCCG
This DNA window, taken from Gemmatimonadota bacterium, encodes the following:
- a CDS encoding phytanoyl-CoA dioxygenase family protein; translation: MSELPQPTEDLTQVKTQLDTYGYGLLANALNTEDLSKIKTRLKEQAIAEKQRGLAFEDGGAKQNWGDFRNKTGQVRAGAFTQSAGGVNQRVWMLINKGRVFQDMLLHSEVRDIVDHALGNDYLLSSHSANIAKPGGVPMRLHTDQWWMPMPTRADRTHLPAGSISREQTDESHTASIWPRVVINVVWMIGDFTAENGGTRIVPGSHLWGRRPDNPDDNTIETVALEGPAGTVGFLDGRIWHGTGANISDQLRWAILTTFCGPQFRPQENFTIGTAPEVLAEASPDLLSLLGFKVWNAYGRVESPAVEYIQPGEQSLGEMRPNLTSGRNP
- a CDS encoding OFA family MFS transporter, with the protein product MPNREIQIPRSVIALLCTLLQLCFGTVYAWSFFQTLLVRQLGWTFTETAWAFSIAIFSLGTSAAWAGATLPRFGPRKLAVAGSIMFSGGYMIASLALHLDFIPLFYLGYGVIGGAGIGLGYVTPVATAAKWFPDRKGLVTGIVVMGFGVGAFLLSKILAPFLVLRTESDLTLVFLWLGIVFACILLPSSFVLSDPKAAVVPAAADDDPMEFEDTVAPYLRSSEFLLMWIVFFFNIAAGISVISFQSELLQEVWGFADPSLEPMTLAEYGATLIAVSSLCNGVGRLFWGLLSDRIGRVGVFRILLASQMIVFGILMTERNPWIFSALVCYVLLCFGGGFATMPSFVLDVFGSKKMSTIYGAILTAWAAAGIFGPLYVGYLKDQYPDRAVIYCFLIGIFMLGLGYVFSYLLNDDRIRLSRPTLESTLRQYGILPR
- a CDS encoding ABC transporter substrate-binding protein, producing MTRTSSGVTDTEIVLGVSAAFSGPSRGLGIELYRGASAYFTHINQQGGIAGRKVVLKTYDDGYQPDPSVKNTLKLMLEDEVFLLFGYVGTPTVTRVLPMLKKFQDKNIFLFFPFTGAQPQREPPYGDFAFNLRASYRQETAGLVDNFVRINRKRIAVFYQADAYGRSGWAGVRSALKRHGEQIVGEATYRRGEKFTGSMRKQVEILKASDPKAVICIGAYAACAAFARDAVNLGLRVPIANLSFVGSENLLKLLTEGQDNSESYTQLLVNSQVVPSYEETSTPAVQEYRELMQQYAPQPPEELVKEDYTPFAQSFVSLEGFLNAKLMVEILRRLGDDPQRSQLEDAVFSIRDFDLGIGEQVSFGPDRRQGLQRVYYTIVENDRFVTLDNWEDRFGTK
- a CDS encoding sugar phosphate isomerase/epimerase: MKGFAMFLYGIRNASLNMDWGRDAFATAGDIGFDGVEIVLREEERLDWLLSAAGREEVGRWVEETGAQACSISFALFREYKGNEEDEAVRDRVVGLVQKGIRACKGMGGVGILLPYFDGENLDMSSAHAELLIEDMKRCAPVAEDEGIKVALETSFSPGLLRTICDGVGSEMVGVYQDTANALQYGYDSVDMLVDLSEHTQLIHIKDTRRSDLGEGDVDFPACRDAIAQIGYEGWLIFETPGGDDPVASGKKNLAFAKEMFG